A section of the Rhizobium sp. Pop5 genome encodes:
- a CDS encoding ATP-binding cassette domain-containing protein produces MAREPLLTARGLVKRYGRVTALDNADFDLYPGEILAVIGDNGAGKSSLIKAISGAVTPDEGVITLEGRQVQFRSPMEAREAGIETVYQNLALSPALSIADNMFLGREIRKPGMLGSMFRMLDRPAMEKLARDKLTELGLMTIQNINQAVETLSGGQRQGVAVARAAAFGSKVIIMDEPTAALGVKESRRVLELILDVRARGLPIVLISHNMPHVFEVADRIHIHRLGRRLTVIDPKEYTMSDAVAFMTGAKAVPTEPVAA; encoded by the coding sequence ATGGCTCGCGAACCTCTTCTCACCGCGCGCGGTCTCGTCAAGCGTTATGGCCGGGTGACCGCGCTCGACAATGCCGATTTTGACCTCTATCCCGGTGAAATCCTCGCCGTCATCGGCGACAACGGCGCTGGCAAGTCCTCGCTCATCAAGGCGATCTCCGGCGCCGTCACTCCTGACGAGGGGGTGATCACGCTGGAAGGCCGACAGGTCCAGTTCCGCTCGCCGATGGAGGCCCGCGAAGCTGGCATCGAAACGGTCTATCAGAACCTCGCTCTGTCACCGGCGCTGTCGATCGCCGACAACATGTTCCTCGGCCGTGAGATCCGCAAACCCGGTATGCTCGGCTCCATGTTCCGCATGCTCGACCGGCCGGCCATGGAAAAGCTGGCGCGTGATAAGCTTACCGAACTCGGCCTGATGACCATCCAGAACATCAACCAGGCCGTGGAGACGCTCTCGGGCGGTCAGCGTCAGGGCGTTGCGGTAGCCCGCGCCGCCGCCTTCGGCTCCAAGGTCATCATCATGGATGAGCCGACGGCCGCGCTTGGCGTCAAGGAAAGCCGCCGCGTGCTGGAACTGATCCTCGACGTGCGCGCCCGCGGCCTGCCGATCGTGCTGATCTCCCACAACATGCCGCATGTTTTCGAGGTGGCCGACCGGATCCATATCCACCGACTCGGCCGGCGGCTGACGGTGATCGATCCGAAGGAATACACCATGTCCGACGCCGTCGCCTTCATGACCGGCGCCAAGGCGGTGCCGACGGAGCCCGTCGCTGCATGA
- a CDS encoding nucleoside triphosphate hydrolase — translation MSVGIDEIAGEVLDRAGDARRFLIAIAGPPGSGKSTMADNLAAALKEKGETAAVLPMDGFHMDNAILIERGLLARKGIPETFDVRGFLDIVRAVRPADQEVLVPVFDRSRELAIASARPIDPRDRFIIIEGNYLLFTQGKWAELDGIFDYTIMLAPPIEVLEERLWDRWRGYKLSEEEASAKVYGNDLPNGRLILENRRPADVTLEIALA, via the coding sequence ATGAGCGTAGGCATCGACGAAATCGCCGGCGAGGTGCTTGACCGCGCCGGCGATGCCAGGCGTTTCCTGATTGCCATCGCCGGACCGCCGGGCTCCGGCAAATCGACCATGGCCGATAACCTGGCGGCAGCGCTGAAGGAGAAGGGCGAGACCGCCGCCGTGTTGCCGATGGATGGCTTCCACATGGACAACGCCATCCTGATCGAACGCGGCCTGCTTGCCCGCAAGGGTATTCCGGAGACCTTCGACGTCCGCGGCTTTCTCGATATCGTCCGCGCCGTCCGTCCTGCAGACCAGGAAGTCCTCGTTCCGGTCTTCGACCGGTCCCGCGAGCTTGCGATCGCCTCGGCCCGGCCGATCGATCCCAGGGATCGCTTCATCATCATCGAGGGTAATTACCTGCTCTTCACCCAGGGCAAATGGGCAGAACTCGACGGCATCTTCGATTACACGATCATGCTTGCCCCGCCGATAGAGGTGCTGGAAGAGCGTCTTTGGGATCGCTGGCGCGGCTATAAGCTCAGCGAGGAAGAGGCGAGCGCCAAGGTCTACGGCAACGATCTGCCGAATGGCCGTCTGATCCTCGAAAACCGCCGCCCGGCCGATGTGACGCTGGAGATCGCGCTGGCGTGA
- the pyrC gene encoding dihydroorotase has translation MQSITIRRPDDWHLHLRDGAMLEGVIADTSRTFARAIIMPNLVPPVVTTADATAYRERILKALPEGHRFQPLMTLYLTEHTSPDDVEQGARSGLITAVKLYPAGATTNSHGGVRDMEKAMPVLERMAEIGLPLCVHGEVTTPEVDIFDREAVFIETVLDPLRHRLPELKVTMEHVTTSDGIDYIKAAKANLAGSITTHHLIINRNSILVGGIRPHYYCLPVAKRENHRLALRAAATSGDPRFFLGTDSAPHVDPLKECACGCAGIYTSINTMSCLAHVFEQEDALDRLEAFASLNGPAWYGMPANEDSITLTRQAEPVSFPAKIETGAGPVTVFDPMFPLHWRVMT, from the coding sequence ATGCAATCGATCACCATCCGCCGTCCTGATGACTGGCACCTGCATCTGCGCGACGGCGCCATGTTGGAAGGCGTGATCGCCGATACGAGTCGCACCTTCGCCCGCGCGATCATCATGCCCAATCTGGTGCCGCCCGTTGTCACTACTGCCGACGCCACGGCCTATCGCGAACGTATCCTCAAGGCCCTGCCGGAGGGCCACCGGTTTCAGCCGCTGATGACGCTTTATCTCACCGAGCATACGAGCCCCGACGATGTCGAGCAGGGCGCCAGGAGCGGCCTGATCACCGCCGTCAAGCTCTATCCTGCCGGCGCCACCACCAATTCGCATGGCGGGGTGCGGGATATGGAAAAGGCGATGCCGGTGCTGGAGCGCATGGCTGAGATTGGCCTGCCGCTCTGCGTTCACGGCGAAGTGACGACCCCGGAGGTCGATATCTTCGACCGCGAGGCCGTCTTCATCGAGACGGTGCTCGATCCGCTGCGGCATCGGCTGCCGGAGCTCAAGGTGACGATGGAGCATGTGACGACATCTGATGGTATCGATTACATCAAGGCGGCCAAAGCCAATCTCGCCGGCTCGATCACCACCCACCACCTGATCATCAACCGCAACTCCATCCTCGTCGGCGGCATCCGCCCGCATTATTACTGTCTGCCAGTCGCCAAGCGCGAGAACCACCGGCTGGCCTTGCGCGCAGCCGCGACCAGCGGCGATCCACGCTTTTTCCTCGGCACGGATTCCGCTCCGCATGTCGATCCGCTCAAGGAATGCGCCTGTGGCTGCGCCGGCATCTACACCTCGATCAATACGATGAGCTGCCTCGCCCACGTGTTTGAACAGGAGGACGCTCTGGATAGGCTCGAAGCCTTCGCTTCGCTGAACGGGCCGGCCTGGTACGGCATGCCCGCGAACGAGGATAGCATCACGTTGACCAGACAGGCCGAGCCGGTCTCCTTTCCCGCCAAGATAGAAACCGGAGCCGGTCCGGTGACGGTCTTCGATCCGATGTTTCCCTTGCATTGGCGGGTGATGACCTAG
- a CDS encoding GGDEF domain-containing protein: MMLDYNSLLLALGVSAACLAVTLMGSWLVRRSETVLLTATIGLVLVVSGIFVYSAYVNSPQTWFCVASFALFHAGFATIWGAGKQFLTGRLSIPAITVRALAAMVFSIVPMLSGYDGLAFIADNLAIALLLFATARQYWLARAEAPAPLLGLTALYTLTAISFVLCAAVLISDGKLVLGKAPSNWAEDLSLAVCIAGMTGIGALSLALHQWRLAARHRLEAITDPLTGLLNRRALFDEHGTRPMGTTTAVILFDIDHFKSVNDRFGHAAGDRVLKVFAGELAAHCRNGDTAARLGGEEFALVLKEIMPGRAELAAERIRRAFESREIHIDDEVLKCTVSVGVAPGRSKSWDFDAMLSAADKALYAAKRAGRNRVELAGHLQAIPAGVSRTAS, from the coding sequence ATGATGCTTGACTATAACTCCCTCCTCTTGGCGCTCGGCGTTTCGGCGGCATGTCTCGCCGTGACGCTGATGGGCAGTTGGCTGGTCCGCCGCTCTGAAACGGTGCTGCTGACCGCCACCATCGGTCTTGTCCTCGTCGTCAGTGGTATTTTCGTTTACAGCGCCTATGTGAATAGCCCGCAGACATGGTTTTGCGTGGCCAGTTTCGCGCTGTTTCATGCCGGCTTTGCCACCATCTGGGGCGCCGGCAAGCAATTCCTCACCGGCCGCCTGTCCATCCCGGCCATCACGGTCCGCGCGCTCGCGGCGATGGTTTTCTCCATCGTACCGATGTTGTCAGGTTATGACGGTCTGGCCTTCATCGCAGACAATCTCGCTATCGCTCTTCTGCTCTTTGCCACCGCCCGGCAATATTGGCTCGCCCGCGCCGAGGCGCCGGCGCCGCTCCTCGGCCTCACCGCGCTATATACCCTGACCGCGATCTCCTTTGTCTTGTGTGCCGCCGTGCTGATATCGGACGGCAAGCTCGTGCTCGGAAAGGCGCCGAGCAACTGGGCGGAGGATCTAAGCCTCGCCGTCTGCATCGCCGGCATGACGGGGATCGGCGCATTGTCGCTGGCGTTGCATCAGTGGCGGCTTGCGGCCCGCCATCGTCTTGAAGCGATCACCGATCCGCTCACCGGCCTGCTCAACCGCCGCGCCCTGTTCGACGAGCACGGCACGCGCCCGATGGGCACGACGACTGCCGTCATCCTCTTTGACATCGATCATTTCAAATCCGTCAACGACCGCTTCGGCCATGCCGCCGGCGACCGCGTGCTCAAGGTCTTCGCCGGCGAGCTTGCCGCCCATTGCCGCAACGGCGATACTGCCGCGCGGCTCGGCGGCGAGGAATTCGCACTGGTGCTGAAGGAGATCATGCCCGGCCGCGCCGAACTTGCGGCGGAGCGCATCCGCAGGGCGTTCGAATCGCGCGAAATCCATATCGACGACGAGGTGCTGAAATGCACGGTCAGCGTCGGCGTGGCGCCCGGCCGCTCGAAATCTTGGGATTTCGACGCGATGTTGAGCGCCGCCGACAAGGCGCTCTACGCCGCCAAGCGTGCGGGCCGCAACCGGGTCGAGCTTGCCGGCCACCTGCAGGCGATCCCGGCAGGCGTGTCGCGCACGGCATCTTGA